In the Anguilla anguilla isolate fAngAng1 chromosome 7, fAngAng1.pri, whole genome shotgun sequence genome, one interval contains:
- the LOC118231059 gene encoding cytochrome P450 26B1 isoform X2: MPSVLTMPRFWGSGFHASRRQKYGNVFKTHLLGRPLIRVTGAENVRKVLMGEHSLVTVDWPQSTSTLLGPNSLANSIGDIHRKRRKVFAKVFSHEALESYLPKIQQVIQETLRVWSSNPEPVNVYRESQRLSFHMAVRVLLGFRVSDEEIRHLFNTFQDFVDNLFSLPIDLPFTGYRKGIRARDTLQRCIEKAIREKPLRSQGKDYSDALDVLIESAKENGAELTMQELKESTIELIFASFATTASASTSLIMQLLRHPAVLEKLREELRSRGILHNGCLCEGELRLDNICGLKYLDCVIKEVLRLFTPVSGGYRTAVQTFELDGVQIPKGWSVMYSIRDTHDTSAVFKDVGAFDPDRFSQERSEDKEGRFHYLPFGGGVRTCLGKQLATLFLRILAIELASTSRFELATRTFPRIATVPVIHPTDGLKVKFYGLDSNQNEIMAKTDEILGATV; the protein is encoded by the exons GGTTCGGGGTTCCATGCGTCGCGGAGGCAGAAGTATGGGAATGTGTTTAAGACCCACCTGCTGGGACGGCCCCTGATCCGGGTGACGGGCGCAGAGAACGTGCGGAAGGTCCTGATGGGGGAACACAGCCTGGTGACGGTGGACTGGCCGCAGAGCACCAGCACCCTGCTGGGCCCCAACAGCCTGGCCAACTCCATCGGAGACATccacagaaagaggagaaag gtTTTTGCCAAGGTGTTCAGCCACGAAGCCCTGGAGAGCTACCTGCCCAAGATCCAGCAGGTGATCCAGGAGACGCTGCGGGTGTGGAGCAGCAACCCCGAGCCAGTGAACGTTTACCGCGAGTCCCAGCGGCTGTCCTTCCACATGGCCGTGCGCGTCCTCCTGGGCTTCAGGGTCTCTGACGAGGAGATACGCCACCTCTTCAACACCTTCCAGGACTTTGTGGACAACCTCTTCTCCCTGCCCATAGACCTGCCCTTCACCGGGTACAGGAAG GGCATTCGCGCGCGGGACACTCTGCAGAGGTGCATTGAGAAGGCCATCCGGGAGAAGCCGCTGCGCAGTCAGGGGAAGGACTACTCCGACGCGCTGGACGTGCTGATCGAGAGCGCCAAGGAGAACGGGGCGGAGCTCACCATGCAGGAGCTGAAG GAGTCGACGATCGAGCTGATCTTTGCCTCCTTCGCCACCACGGCGAGCGCCAGCACGTCGCTGATCATGCAGCTGCTGCGCCACCCGGCGGTGCTGGAGAAACTGCGCGAGGAGCTGCGCAGCCGGGGCATCCTGCACAACGGCTGCCTGTGCGAGGGCGAGCTGCGCCTCGACAACATCTGCGGCCTCAAGTACCTGGACTGCGTCATCAAGGAGGTGCTGCGCCTCTTCACCCCCGTCTCCGGGGGATACCGCACTGCCGTGCAGACCTTCGAGCTCGAC GGAGTGCAGATTCCTAAAGGCTGGAGCGTGATGTACAGCATCCGAGACACCCACGACACCTCGGCCGTGTTCAAGGACGTGGGCGCCTTCGACCCGGACCGCTTCAGCCAGGAGCGCAGCGAGGACAAGGAGGGGCGCTTCCACTACCTGCCCTTCGGCGGCGGGGTGCGCACCTGCCTGGGCAAGCAGCTGGCCACCCTCTTCCTCCGCATCCTGGCCATCGAGCTGGCCAGCACCAGCCGCTTCGAGCTGGCCACCCGGACTTTCCCGCGCATCGCCACCGTGCCCGTCATCCACCCCACCGACGGCCTCAAGGTCAAGTTCTACGGGCTGGACTCCAACCAGAACGAGATCATGGCCAAGACCGACGAGATTCTGGGCGCAACCGTCTGA